The DNA segment TGCTTAAAGGGCCTCCGGAGGGATGTCTGCTCCTCCTGTGTGCCgggaaggagctggcagggtgGGCTCTGTCCCCACGGCCATGTCTCTGTCCACCAACAGCCCCCCACCAGCCCTGGTTAATTCTGCGGCTGGGTgcagggggcagctggggacaggatCCCGTTCCCCCTGTGGGCTCAGGGTCTGCGACAGAAGCAGCTCAGTAGTTGGGCTCCTGATAGCCCTGTGACATCTCAAACACCTCATTTCCACCTAACCGAGGGCTTTGGGAAGAACAACCTGGGGTCAGGCAGGTGAGCTGACGGAGGACGGGGATCTCAGCCTTTTGGGGGAAGGATGCTGCGGGTGGAGCGGGTTCCCAGTGAGGCTCCCACCCAGGGCCTGTCGGGGCTTCCCAGGACAGAGCAGGAGCCCAGGGCTGCCCGCCCAGCCCTTCACCACgtgaggaaggagcagggaaggcagaggaacgtgccccagccccatgggctCATTCATCCTGCTCccggctgcaggcagccctaCCACAATGCTGCCCTTTGCTCGCCGCGATCCACCCAGCTGCACGCCCGCCTCTCATCCCCTGCCAGGGCCTGCTCTCCCGAGGCACCTCGAGCACAGCCTGCAATAAATCAGCCCGCAGCCTCCATCCAAGACACACAGAGCCTGTGCTGCCCCGCTGAAACACGAGCATGGAGCTTTTGGTCTGAACACCTGCAGCGGGCAGGAAACTGCGCTGCCCTGGGGGCGGCACTGCCTGCTGGATGAAAGGCACGCTGCTGCTCTCAGACTGCCTCCTGGATGGATCGCCGTGCTCCAGCAGTGATCTTTTCCCcgtgcagggcaggagcaggctccCATGTCCTGTTCCCTCGAGCTCTCGGGTGCCTTGGTGCAGCCCAGCGCTGACAAAGTGAGCTTGGACCTGCGGGCCTCTTGCATTCGGTGGTGCGGGTGTTGAAGGTGGCATTGCAAAATGACGTGGTAAGAGGCCAGCAGCAACCTCTGCACCCAAGGGTGGCTGCAGAGAGCCCTTGGAATGTACACATGGTGTGGGAGGGATGTGCCTGGGGGCTCCTACCTGACCCCAAGCACCCAGGGAAACGTCTCCAGTAGGAGGGATGGGCGCAGGTGCAATGGTGCACCAGCACATCCAGCCCCAGggagagcacagctctgctggtcGTGGCAGGAAGGGCCACATCATGAAGGACCACACCAGGAAGGACCACAGCAGGTCCctccgcagccccccagcccctctccctctccccttgcCCACCGCCCCAAGCTCCCCATGCTGCTCAGCGGGCACAGTCCTGCTTGGGGAAGCTGAAGCTGCAGCCAAAACCACCTGGTGTGGCTTTGCTTGCTGCTGAGACCTTTTCTTTTAGGTTTATTTTCACATGGATCCTCAGACTGCAGAGACAGGCAGGATAGTGAGAGCtccaagaaaacaggaaaaaggcaGGTTCTCtggatttctatttttaacactgCAAACAGCATTAGTGTcattatatttagaaaaaaaattcagagcGTTTCCTGGCTCCCCTTTCAATACCTTCAGCTATTTCCTTGCAGATGTTTCCAGGGGCCAGCGCTCTGAGGCGGGAGGAGACAGGCTGGGCTCTCGCCCTGCAGGCTGgcccagggaagggaaggtcCTGCTAGGGGAAAAACGGCTCAGAGCAGGTGTCCGTGGCCATGGTGGGTATGGAGATGACAACCAGGCTGTGCACGATGTGGCCAGgtcccagcagccagcagctccatcacctCCTCACAGCCACGTAGCTGTTGTGATGGGAACCATCCCCACTGGAGATGGGTGGCAGCAGCAACAGGAGGTCTGAGCAGGCACGGGGAGATGGCAGAGCATGGCACTTCCTGCTCAGCTTCATGTGCCACGCTGCTCGGGGGAGCTTCCCCCAGCTTTGACAGCCCTCGGCTCGCTGCCCTGCACTCGAGGAGTGCGGTCGGCACAGGGCTTGTGTTTAATTCCCCGGCAGGCGAAGCACAGCTTctggagggcaggcagcagcgtgGCTTCGCGCGGGCGGGCGGCAGACCACATCTCAGCAGGACAAGGGGGTGTAAAGAAAACTGGGGTTTGATTGCAGCCAGCTTGTGGCTGCAGAGCGTGCTGAGAACCACTGGGAAGCGGCGCTCCTAACCCCAACCCTGCTGTGCTGCGCGTTCCCAGCAACGTCCCGGCCAGGATTTCTCCCTGTGGCCTGGAGAGCTCTGTGCTCGGGGGAGCAGACACCAGAAGCGCAGCACGGACAGTGTGCACAGCAGCCAAAAGCACCTGGAGCGCATCCTCCAGCCGGGCTGCGAGCGAGGTCTGGGTGCACAGAGCGCTCTGCCCGCACTCCTGGCCTGGCAGCACCTGCAGAAGACTTGTCCTTTGCCCAGCCAGAGCAGATCTGTGTCCCTGCTGCTACACTGTGGTTTCTGGAGCCAGGTCCACAAGAGGAGCTGCCTCCTGAGGTGCTCACTTGGGGCTCTGGTAACACCAACCGGGTGAGGAATCCTGGCTGGAGCAGGACGAGCGGAGCCGCCACCGCCAGCCCTGTGTGTCTGGGTGCAGGCAGACCCCACAGCCAAACCCTCCTCTTCTGTATTTCCCCCCaaagccctgctgcaggtgaaAACCCAGCCTCAAACAGTCTGTATTTAAGGACTCCAGGAAGGAAGCCTTGCAATTCCCAGTACAGCCCACCCCGTCCCAGTTTCCAATGTGGCTGGGGTGCTGCGGCCAGCTGGGTGGggtgctggtgctcagcagggTGGTGACGCTTGGTGGGGCAAGGTGCTGGGTCTGACAGGGTGCTGGGTCTGACAGCGGTGCTCCGTGGGCTCCTCTCACCCCAGGCTGCCCGAGCCCCCTCCTggagctctccagcagcagccctgggggagcagagctcaggggcacagctggaggcagggaggagccGATCTGCATGGAAGAACCAGAACCAGCCCagttaaacaagcaaaaaaggcAACCTGTGGCGAAAGGGTCCGGCTCAGAAGTAGATAGAACCCGACACATCCCCCAGAGTCACAGGgggctgctttgctttcctgtggTCACCACAAAGTGCCCCATGCAGAAGAGCAAAACCTTCCAGAGCAGCCTCCCCTCACCACCGAGACACAGGGAACCTGCAGGGACCTCTTTCCGTGGCACAGCACGGAGTTTTGTTGGCCAGAGGGCAGGGCTAGCATGGTGAGAGCCAGCAAAGAACTGTTAAATAAGAGATGGGGAGTTTGTTAAGCCAGCATCTCATGGGAGTACCATCAGGGCAAGGCAGGTGGTGGCCGTGCCTTGCAgcctcaccctgctggctgAAGGTGGAGATGTCACCAAAGAAGGTGGAGAAGACACCCCAGGAGATGGAGAGGACACCCCAGAAGGTGAAGGTTCCACCCCAGGAGGTGGAGATGCcaccgagcagcagcagctcagatcCGCAGAGCAGCGTGGGCTGCTGAAATGTCCatcttcctgctcctcctgctccagcagtcCCTGgggagctcccagccctgtcGTTCTTCATCTCCCATCGCTGCCTCTCCACGTCGTGGTGCCCAGGGATGCtctgtggaggaggagaagaggaggagaccTCTGCAGGGGGGTGCCCAGTCTCCCAGGGGATCAGCAGGACAAGAACCCTGTCACCCCCTTCCCTCACCACCTCAAGGAAAGCACCGCTCTGCAGGAGACCTCCACGCCCTGCAGGGGTGCCAgcccccccaaagccccccacGCCACAAGGGGGGCAGCGTGAGGCAGCCTGGCTGCGAAGGGCCAGCCTCGGCTCTCGCCTTGCGGTCGGGGTGTGAaaccagcccagcccagccgtCTGCTCGCTCCTAATTAGCATCGGGACCTACGTGAGGCAGCCACCTCTGCTCCTTCTTGGGGGATTCTCGTTAGGGGCTGTGGGTTTGCAATTAGCCAGCCGCCCCCCTGTCATCCCCCCCGCGGCAGGTCCCCTGCCCATGGGCAGCCTgacagcaggcaggagcccGGAGCCAAGCACCTTCTACAAATCACCCTGCATAGCTCGCATTCCCGGCCGGTTTATGAGCCTTTCAGCTCCTCGTATTGATCAGGGCTGGAGCCGGAGTAATTACGTTCAGCAGAAATCATTTCCCCTGATTTTGAGTCATATTTGAGCCGGTGCCCACCTCCTCCGCTCACCCCTCTCGAGGCAGGCAGCGCTCCGCTCGCTGGTACATACTTTCCGGGCGACATCGTTGCTTTTATAACCGTAGTGAGACCCAGAGGCTTGTTTTTCTCGACTGGatcccacacacacactcaagGTTTCGGCCGTGCCTTTATTGCCCTGGCTGCGGATGAGGAGAAGAGGAGCTGGTTTTTGGGATGTGCGTGCTTGGGAGATGGCTCCGGCATCGGGATGGGGCGtgggggagagctgggggcCTGGGACCCCTCCGTGCACACAGGCAGTGCTGCTCTCAGACTTCTTAGTCTGGTGGGATGCTTGTTTAGGAGATGCAGAGCCAGCCCGGTGCTGGCTTCATTCCTTGggtgcagggaggaggcagggctCGCCCCAAAGCCTGCAGTGTGAGCCCCAAGGAGCGGCAGCATCTCCTCTTCCTGACTGGTTTTGGACAGCAACAATTTGGGCTGGTGGTGAACAAAGCAGGGGTGCAGGGTGGGTGGATGGGCAGCTCTCCCATCCTCCTCACAGTGCCCACGGTGAGCCCTGTCAAGGTGCCCAGTGCCAAAGCTGAAAGCCCTTCTGTGTGCTCCTCCACCCTCCATGGGTGCTGAGATGTGCCCGTTGCACGGGGTGCTCGGCAGGTCCCTGCAGTGCCCGgcacctcctcttcctcagcatGGGTGCAAGGCTCCTCTAGGTTCATGCTCAAGGTCTGCCAGgccctcagcccctgcagcccggTGCTGCAGGACGTGGGGAAGGGgtgggtgcagcagggctgagcacctGGCCAGCTTCTGGAGAAGGAAACGGACACAAAATCACAGCCACACCTCGTGCACCATCCTGCAGGGGCCTTGTGGAGTCCCACACCCAGGGCCTGGAGGAAGCACAGACATCGCCCAAGCTCTCcctccagcaggcagagctggctgcgGTTCGAAGGGGAGCTTGGTGAGACCCCAAGGCACCGCTGGCTCTGTGCACGCCTCTGCTTGTAGCACTGATGATGCTGCAAGAGACACGGCAGTTGCCTGAGAACACGCAGCACACCCCACCAGGACAAGAACCAGAGGAAAAATATGGCTTATTTTAGCCTGaaaccacaagaaaaaacagagatagCCGAAAAGCATGAGCAATTTGATTGGGAAACATGAGTTAGCCATGCAGCTCGATGGAAAATACCAAGGGTCTGTCAGGAACCATGCAAGGTCAGGGTCTGGGTTTTATATCTtgtctgaaagacaaaactTGTAGtgagattttaaaagaagcttATGCTTGGTGATGCTTCGTACCAAAAATAAACTCTCCGAGGACCATAATGTTTGATACGTGATGATTTCTGACAGTTTTCCAAATAATAATGGGAAGACTCATCGGGCTGAGGTTTCCAGACTTTGTTTTACAGAATTCTTATTCCGTGGGTTATCTGGATGTTTAACTTATGGGGACGATTACGAATTGCTCGTCTGGACTTCAGCAGAGAATCTCACAGAATTCTTGCCCAGGGTTTGATACGCCTATTGAGAAAGAGCTTTCTCCTCTCACAGCAGTTGATACATGGCTGGGCTGTGGTAGGGATAAGCCCTCTGTTTGAATTATGAGCTTTTCCCATAGTTTTGGCTAAGGAAGCCATTTCTCAGCTGTGATAGTCCATTCACTCCCCCGGGCAATCTCTCAGCTCCTTCCTCTTGGCAACTGCAGGGTTTTGGTCACGAGCACAGAGACCCATTTATCACCTTCTTTTTAATGCAATCTCCTTCAAAGCACCCCAAAAACAAGCCAGGACCATGCTCCCATCCAGCAGACCCTTTAGGGGTGGCAGAGGGCTGTgctcgcccccagccccgtgcctggcagcctgcaggggtCGGCCGGTCCCAGCCGAAGCTGAGGTTTCTGCTGCCGTTGCCTGACCATCAGGAACTGGACGGCAGCCCTGAATTCTTTTCTCACAAGTCACTTGGCCGGTCACCAGATGGTAAATACTTTCAGTCTCTCCTAGCCCGGGCTCGGGGTGGAAGCAGTGACCTCAAGGTAAAGGATTGCCGGGCCCGTCCCTTGCCCCTCGCCATGGCCAGTTGTCCCAGCCCGCTCCCACCCCGGTTAAGGTGCAGGAACCAGGGGGGgtaaaactggctggatgggaTGGAAATGGCCATAACCAGCCCTCGGCTCTGCTCTCTGAAGCTGGAGCAGGATTCATTCTGGGTAGGAAACAACTTCACCATCCTGCCAAAAACATAGGTATTTCCAAGGTTCCCAAAGCCAGGCTATTTCCAGAAGTCTCATGAAAAAGAGCCAGCAGCTACCCCAAAGGGCTCAGCAGCCAGGGGAGACCTGGGGTGTCTCCTCTTTATCTTGGGGCTCCTGGCTCTCCTGAGCGTGATGTCTGCCCAGTTTGCCCACCAGTGCCACCTGCCCTCCTGCAAccaccctgctgccctgccacggGGATTGCGCCTCGGCTGCCAGGAGCAAGGAGAACGTCTTCTCCTCCAAGGTGTGGGGCTGCTCTCGCCCTGCCTATGACAATTTCCCTGTTCATACAAAGAGGAATAGACCCAGCAAGGAGCAGGACAGTCTCAGTGCCCAGCAGAGACCGACgtccagccctgctccaaaTTCAACCAGCCCAGGGGACGCCCAGCACCCGGCACAGAGCAAAAGTGGGGAGACTCCGAAGCAAAAAGAAGCTACAGCTTGTTGCAGATGGGTGCGATTCCAGATGAGCAGGGTGCACGCTCAGTGCTATTCACAATGGCACATTAAATGGCacagccatgaaaaaaaaaccacagctgTCTAAAATGTAAATTCGCAGGGTGAGTTCCTTCATTCCTATAGAAACAGCAGAGTCTGCCAGCGGCTAACTCAAAGGAGATGTACTCAGATCCCTGTATCAACTATTTTCTTGCACAActgaccacaaaaaaaaaaaaaaaaaaaaaaaaaaaaaaaaaaaaagctgacaatAATACCATGGAAACTGTGGAGCACAACATGTGGAATTAATTAGTAGCTATGAAATCACACGCATGGTACAGGACACATATGGGGTACATGCTCCGGAGGGGAAGGGTTGTGAGTATTTAGAAAGTGAGCTGTTAACGTGCTGCTTCATGAACCAGAACCTGTGCGagggctcctgctctgcccctcgctgcccacagccccacacGGTGacctggggacatggggacaccatgagcctggggacatggggacactgTGAGCACAGGGACATGCAGGCAGAGCCCCGTGGGTACAAGATGAGGCTTTCCTTCCCTTATCAGCACGTGATCCCAGTTTCTAACTGGAAAATGAAGCCATGCCCATTAATCTGGATTTGCAATAAACAAGCCCGGGATAATGAATTGAATTCCCTGTCCCCTGCAGCGAGGCTACATCAGGGCTCTGGCTCCTCTCGAGCCACTGCTGGTAGAGGCACCGCGGCTGCACCGCTCCCCGACACAGAGGGGTGACCAGCAGCACGGGCTGCCGCAGCCTCGTTAACAGCCCGACAGCAGCTAACGAAGCAGAACCAGAGCAGAGAATCCTGGCGGTGACCGCAGAGCTGGCCctgcagccttcctgccctgccctccccatgCTCGCATGCGGCAGCTCTGTGCCCGGGGGGCTGAGCTCAGGGACGGCTCTGCAGGAAACTGGGGACCTGTCACCTGCTTTGAAGTCCTCGTGGACTCGGTCACAGCTTTTTCAGGAGCTGAGTTTGGGTTTACAAGGCTTGAAATCAGCAGTGCCAGAGTTGCATTTCCCAGACTGGATTTCGGGTGGACAGCTACCCCAGACCTTTCACAACCCTGAAGAACAGTGCTGGCTCTGTTTGGCAGCCAACACGTAGCAGGCAGAGGCTTTGGCCATCTCTGTGGGCACCGTGGCCCCCTCTGCCATGCCCACATCCCTGGGGACAGCGTCCCTTCCCTTCGCTTGCTCTCCTGGCAGGCAGCACGCTCTCACCTTGAGGGGAGTGGAAATGTCAGCTGGAATGTcggctggaaaaaaaaaaaaaagaaaagaaaagaagcaaatctTGAGGCTCGTCCAAACCTACTCCTGTTTATATTGGAGCCTGGGAGTGACATCAGAGCAGGGAGAGTATAAACACCAGCAGGACCCACTCAGGGCTTTAAAGCCCGCAAACACGCTGCTGCCTCTGGCCGCCCGGGGGGCGATGTGCCCAAGTGCCGCGGGGCGAGCAGCATGAGGCTCCGGCTGGAGAAacagctcctcttcctctccctgctctgcatCCTCTCCAAGGTAAGGGAGACGGGGCACCGGGTGGCTGTAGCCTCATCGGGGAAGCACCCGGCTCTCCCAAAAGGAGGCTCAGGCTCCGGTGCTGGCTCGAGCCCTAGCTCCCGCTGGCAGGCAGGCTGTCTTGCTGCAGCCTcgcagaggcagagctgtgcttggGAGAGAGCTCGAATTAACCAGCGGGGTCTTAATGCTCGTGGGCCAAATGCTGCCGTGGTGCAGGCAGGAATAGCAGCGATGTGCTCTGCTTGCTCGCCCCTTCCCTGTGGCTCCGTGCCAGCTCCCACAGGTTCCTCGCTCTGTGCTGGCCGGGCAGCGAGCACCAGCCCCAGGGGTGCCCAGCCATCTGCTCATCCCAGGATGCTCACACGGAGCTGTCGGATACCTCTGACAGGATTTGGGTTGTTCtatgatttgttttttccctcctttctgcGTGGCATCGCTCCCTGTGCAGAGTTTTgaaaggcgggggggggggggggggggggggggggcgcgcagCTCCAAATTCTTCTCATCGCTGCTTGAATCCCAAGTCAGACATTGTGCAGGCAGGGACATCTCAGCAGCTTCGTGCCCATTTCACTGCTTTCCCAGGCACTTAAGATCTCTAATAGGAGCCACATTTTCATCTAATGACGAGTTAATTACAGGGAGCAAGGGGAAATGGATTAATGGAGTTGGCTTGGCTAATCTCTCTAAAATATTGTTCTGTAATAGAAacctgaaagatgaaaaatgctcTTGGCTCCCTGTTAAGCTGTGACTGAGGAATGGCTCCTACCCCAGGAGTACTCGGTGAATTTCTGGAACATCACCAGCAGCCTCTTGTCCCCAGCCCAGACCTTGCCATCATATCACAGCTGGTCCTCCAGTCCCTGCCCGGGTCTCGCTGGCTTCTGCTGCTCATTGATAAAACTGGAACAGGGATTGCCCAGCCCTTTTTGGGCATATTTTATCTCTAATTCCTAGCACTGACACTTCTACAGGTCAATAAAAAAACATCTGGTGAGCTGAACTGCTGCAAGCAGGTGAGCAGACAGCACACCTGTACCCATCCCTAGCTGGTCATGCCAGGCTTGATGCTGGAGGGAGAAATTctaaaaaagagaggaagatgGTTTGTAAAATCCATGTGCTCCAGCTGAATCCATCATCTCCTGGCAGGCTCAGCAGACACCCATGTCTGGCTCAGGACAGGGCTGGTTTGGGTTGCGCATTCACTGAGCAGGTGCTGGAGGTGCCATGGGCgtagtgctgcaggaggggagcacGGGGCTCACGTGCAGGCAGGGCTCACATCCATACCGGCATTGTCCGGGCCAGGATTGGAAAGAATTCGCTTCCAAATGGCAGGTCCAAACCATTTGGCTTCAGGCCCAACATGCAACAGCCCCAGCAGCCGTCCCTGTCGGACACGAGACGAGCGCTGCCTGCAGAAGCTGTTAGTGCCGGGGTAATGGTGTGTGCAGCACAAACCACAGGCATGAGCACCTACCTGCCTGGGTCAGCCCCTGCAGGCACGGCCCTGGAAAacagccagcagggcaggcaaACAACCGTGGTGCACAGACCTGCCAAAGTCATCACTCCACGTAGCTGGGAGGAGAAATTTGGCTCCCAATCCCTGAAAGCCCATCTATCTACGTGCTCCTCACCCAGCGAGCCGGGCAGAGGAGGCAGGTGGACCAGAAGGGACAGCAGTGAGCTTCATTTGGCTTCTGCTCCCCCACTGCAAACACGTTGCCACATGTCTTGGCACAAATGAGAGCTGTTAAGCCTCCTTCATGCAAAACATGCCTTGTTCCCCCTGTTTTCcatgggagctgcaggtgccCATCACGCCCTACGAGGACGGCACCATTCCAGGCTGCCTTGCCATATTCCTATGGATGTGTGGAGCCTCCCTCCACCAAAAccctgcccccaccccaccGTGACCGACATTCAGAGCGGGTTCCCTGGCCGTCCTAGTGAAATAGCAGCCGTCAGCCAAGCAGCCAGCGATGGTTTTGTCCCTGCAGGTGTGTGCCCAGCTGTGCCGCCGGCCGTGCTACTGCCCCTGGGtgcctccccgctgcccccgcgGCTCTCCCCTGGTCCTGGATGGCTGCGGCTGCTGCAAGGTGTGTGCACGGCGCCTGGGAGAGCCCTGCGACTTCCTCCACGTCTGCGACCGCAGCCAGGGCCTCGTCTGTGACTACAGCACGGGCACCGGAGCCACCTGCAACTGTGAGCACCGCAGtgcctgtgtcccccccccaggaaGCCCTCAGGCTCCAGGCACCATGGAGCCTGCAACCAGCGACCTGGACACATCCTCAAGAGCAGCTCTATTGAGGATGATGCATGCAGATGGCCTTGGGGCTGTGCTGTTCCTCCAGCCAGTGGTTGCTAGATGGGTTTTGGGGGTGATTTGAACCAGGGTGGGCTCAGGGATGCTGCAGTACCAGTcgccctgctggggctggaggctgaggtgctgcagagaaattgcagagaatttttttttaagtctgaaaACCCTGAGGGATATAGGCAGAGCCAGAGGGCAGCGGGTTTCTCACCAACTGGTGAGctactgctctgaaaaaaaacacgTGAAGAGctcagcagagggagcagggaaggggaagaggggtGATGCACACACTGCTGCAGGTGATCAGCAGCAAACCCGCACCCACCCTGCACCTCTGCCCCTTGCAACCCCTAGCCACCCTTTTTACCCCTCCGCCCTCCCCCCCTTACCTGTCCCTGACGGGCTCCGGGGCTGTCGTTGCAGTTGAAGATGTGGAGGAGGGCTGCGAGGTGAACGGCCGGATCTATCGGGACGGGGAGGTTTTCCAGCCCAGCTGCAAGCTGCAGTGCCGCTGCCTGGACGGGGGCTTCACCTGCGTCCCGCTCTGCCAGGAGGACGTGCGTCTGCCCACCCCAGACTGCCCCCACCCGCGGCGAGTGGACATCCCGGGCAAGTGCTGCCCCGAGTGGGTCTGCGAGGCTGGAGAGCGGCTCCAGGATGCCAGGGCAGGTAAGAGGAGGACATGGTGGTGAGGGCTTGGAGAGCACCAACAGGAGGCACCTCGCTGCACGTCTCCCCGCCGTGCAGGATCACGTCGCAGCACCCATCCTGGCACGCAGCGTGGTGCTGGGCTCCAAGCTCTCTTTCTCCATCCTCTGTCTCCATCCAGCCCCCGCAGCAGCATCCCCGGTGGTGCCGTACCCGTGCCGGCCGTGGGGCACGGAGTGGAGCGCCTGCTCAGCCACCTGTGGCGTGGGCATCTCCACCCGTGTCTCCAACCAGAACCGCTCCTGCCGCCTGGAGACACAGAGGAGGCTCTGCATGGCCAgaccctgcccggccctgccggTGGCACCCCCTGCGGTAAGCGAGGGCCTCGGGGCAGCCAAAACCTCGGGGCAACAACTCTGACCAGGAACGGGGTGTTCCGGGCAGCACGAGTACCCGTGCACACCCCAGCCACAAGCCAAACCTATCCCTGAGCAAGACAAACCACCTGCTGGTGGTGGGTGCGCTTGGGACGTACCCCAgccacccagcagcaggagcagccctgagTTTGGAGGCTCTGGATGTCTGAATCTGAGAGTATCGTGGGTCCCGTGTGGCTCTGCACACTGCAGCCGGGCTGGAGCTGTCCTTGTGGCAGAGGCTGCGcttgcagctcctgcctgg comes from the Aythya fuligula isolate bAytFul2 chromosome 16, bAytFul2.pri, whole genome shotgun sequence genome and includes:
- the CCN5 gene encoding WNT1-inducible-signaling pathway protein 2, producing the protein MRLRLEKQLLFLSLLCILSKVCAQLCRRPCYCPWVPPRCPRGSPLVLDGCGCCKVCARRLGEPCDFLHVCDRSQGLVCDYSTGTGATCNFEDVEEGCEVNGRIYRDGEVFQPSCKLQCRCLDGGFTCVPLCQEDVRLPTPDCPHPRRVDIPGKCCPEWVCEAGERLQDARAAPAAASPVVPYPCRPWGTEWSACSATCGVGISTRVSNQNRSCRLETQRRLCMARPCPALPVAPPAVSEGLGAAKTSGQQL